In the Flavobacterium acetivorans genome, one interval contains:
- the tnpC gene encoding IS66 family transposase yields MENAPDLFDNYSKDELLKLLKSQIKANSKLESKSNKLESKTEKLEIVATKLEQEVSYLKFQIEQFKRAMYGSKKERFIASENPEQLAIPFEIDEQEVAQAVESVKEQITYEREKASKKHQGRMALPSHLAVNEIILEPTENVEGLKCIGQEITDELEYTPAKLFINRYIRNKYVAPVDEKGNQQVKIASLDFRPIPKCIAGTHLLTQIITDKFVDHLPLYRQIQRFSREGVDIPSSTVDSWVRLVSQLLRPLYECHRQHTLKNGYLQADESPIKVQDTDKKGATHTGFMWVYHAPIPKSVYFDYRKGRGSEGPLEMLNDFVGYLQTDGYGVYPQFALKENVTQIACWAHARRYFEKALDYNKANASHVMLLIQKLYEIERKATSENFSIQEKYALRLKESHPLLNEIGNYIAVQSKLELPKSPLGKAYNYCLKRWDSLMAYLKDGNLHIDNNQVENTIRPLALGRKNYLFAGSHQAAKDIAMYYSFFASCKKNNINPSKWLHHVLENINDTKSSELHNLLPQYFNQNLLD; encoded by the coding sequence GAAACTTGAACAAGAGGTTAGTTATCTAAAATTCCAGATTGAACAGTTCAAAAGAGCAATGTACGGTTCTAAGAAAGAACGTTTCATCGCCAGTGAAAATCCGGAGCAATTAGCCATTCCTTTTGAAATCGATGAGCAAGAAGTAGCACAAGCCGTTGAATCGGTAAAAGAGCAAATCACTTACGAACGCGAAAAAGCAAGCAAAAAGCATCAAGGCCGTATGGCTTTACCATCGCACCTTGCGGTAAACGAAATCATTTTGGAACCGACTGAAAATGTAGAAGGATTGAAATGCATTGGTCAGGAAATTACTGATGAATTGGAATATACTCCCGCAAAATTGTTCATCAACCGTTACATCCGAAATAAATATGTTGCCCCGGTGGATGAAAAAGGAAACCAGCAAGTCAAAATTGCCTCTCTCGATTTTCGTCCGATTCCAAAATGTATTGCTGGAACCCATCTTTTGACTCAAATCATCACCGATAAGTTTGTGGATCACCTTCCGCTTTACCGACAGATACAGCGATTTTCAAGAGAAGGAGTCGATATACCTTCTTCTACGGTCGATTCATGGGTAAGATTAGTATCCCAATTACTTCGACCCTTGTACGAATGTCACCGACAGCATACGCTGAAAAACGGTTATCTTCAGGCGGATGAATCCCCAATAAAAGTACAGGACACAGATAAAAAAGGCGCAACACATACTGGATTTATGTGGGTGTATCACGCGCCTATACCCAAAAGTGTGTATTTTGATTATCGAAAAGGACGCGGCAGCGAAGGCCCTTTGGAAATGTTAAACGATTTTGTAGGTTATCTTCAAACCGATGGTTATGGAGTATATCCGCAATTTGCACTCAAAGAAAACGTCACACAGATAGCTTGTTGGGCACATGCGCGCCGTTATTTTGAAAAAGCATTGGATTATAACAAAGCAAATGCTTCGCACGTGATGTTGCTTATCCAAAAGCTATATGAAATTGAACGAAAAGCCACTTCTGAAAACTTTTCAATCCAGGAAAAATATGCTTTAAGATTAAAAGAATCACATCCCTTACTTAACGAAATAGGGAACTACATTGCAGTGCAGTCAAAATTAGAATTACCCAAAAGTCCGCTGGGCAAGGCCTACAATTATTGCTTGAAACGTTGGGACAGTTTGATGGCTTATCTAAAAGACGGAAATCTGCATATTGACAACAATCAGGTTGAAAATACCATTCGACCCTTGGCCTTGGGAAGAAAAAATTATCTTTTTGCAGGTTCACACCAAGCTGCAAAGGATATTGCCATGTATTATTCGTTTTTTGCCAGCTGCAAGAAAAATAATATCAATCCATCCAAATGGCTACATCATGTCCTTGAAAATATCAACGACACCAAATCTTCAGAACTTCACAATCTTCTTCCTCAATACTTCAATCAGAATTTATTGGATTGA